The following proteins come from a genomic window of Mesoaciditoga lauensis cd-1655R = DSM 25116:
- a CDS encoding methyl-accepting chemotaxis protein: MKVKVIVLVVVPIVVLWGVGMFIYFRLGDTSAKINSMADVYLKAFEYSKNIHIESLKGEESVFSYVISKSDSNKERALQSMENLKSTVKEFDKLSLTKYANDLKTMKSYISSLESQVQELDKEIKSGSQDLTSEENKLRKTMSDIVTLASNMAESSKKDIDTSANVARNSISTAMFLQLYIPLIVLAISIVIALLVVRAMFVNMKPLMEAANKLQNNDLSFEFKEERKKKGKDELSQLFEAFRKATILLKENMKNLHQSSKEVSDEMDNVTGAVDSVAQGMNEVTVAVTDIAQKMQDISAATEEVTASAEEMSSAIKTVADNAQEASRFSEESSELAKDGGKSIEEVINAMKDISKVVVDIQKMVENFNLGAKEITDFVTTVTTIAEQTNLLALNASIEAARAGEAGKGFAVVADEIRDLAEESKQAAAKVEKVVESVNSVAQDSLKVSDRIQAAAENGSKLADEAAEKLKDIISRIDKVTQMMESIAAAVQEQTASMDEVATAMTNNAKTATDVSASAEEISASAQETNAASEEIASSVKKVREKVVNLEKIVEMYKI, encoded by the coding sequence ATGAAAGTAAAGGTCATCGTACTTGTGGTAGTTCCAATCGTTGTCCTATGGGGTGTCGGGATGTTCATTTATTTTCGATTGGGAGACACCTCGGCAAAAATTAACAGCATGGCAGATGTTTATCTCAAGGCGTTTGAATACTCCAAAAACATTCATATTGAATCGTTAAAAGGTGAAGAGAGCGTTTTTTCTTACGTCATTTCTAAATCAGATTCAAACAAAGAACGAGCCCTTCAATCAATGGAAAACCTAAAGTCAACTGTTAAAGAATTTGATAAATTGTCTCTTACAAAATATGCAAATGATTTAAAAACGATGAAATCTTACATCTCTTCTCTGGAATCTCAAGTGCAAGAATTGGACAAAGAGATAAAAAGCGGAAGCCAAGACTTGACGTCTGAAGAAAATAAACTTAGAAAAACCATGAGCGATATTGTAACGCTTGCAAGCAATATGGCGGAATCTTCAAAAAAAGATATCGACACTTCTGCCAATGTTGCCAGGAATTCCATTTCCACCGCTATGTTCTTACAGCTTTACATTCCTCTTATCGTGCTTGCAATTTCCATTGTGATCGCTCTCTTAGTTGTTAGAGCGATGTTCGTAAATATGAAACCTCTGATGGAGGCCGCGAATAAACTTCAAAATAACGATCTGAGCTTTGAATTTAAAGAGGAAAGAAAGAAGAAGGGAAAAGATGAACTATCTCAATTGTTTGAGGCGTTTAGAAAAGCCACCATCCTTTTGAAAGAAAATATGAAAAATCTTCACCAAAGCTCAAAGGAAGTTTCAGATGAGATGGACAACGTTACAGGAGCTGTGGATTCGGTAGCTCAAGGAATGAACGAAGTAACGGTGGCTGTGACGGATATCGCCCAGAAGATGCAAGATATTTCGGCGGCAACCGAAGAAGTTACAGCCAGCGCAGAAGAAATGTCCAGCGCCATAAAAACGGTCGCTGACAACGCTCAGGAAGCGTCAAGATTCAGTGAAGAAAGCTCAGAACTTGCAAAAGACGGTGGGAAAAGCATAGAAGAAGTGATAAACGCCATGAAAGATATCTCTAAGGTAGTTGTAGATATCCAAAAAATGGTGGAAAACTTCAATTTAGGAGCGAAGGAAATTACCGATTTTGTCACCACAGTTACAACGATAGCCGAGCAAACGAATTTGTTGGCGTTGAATGCTTCAATAGAAGCGGCGAGAGCAGGAGAAGCCGGAAAAGGCTTTGCGGTTGTTGCGGATGAGATAAGAGATCTCGCTGAAGAAAGCAAACAGGCTGCCGCGAAAGTTGAAAAAGTTGTTGAATCCGTAAACAGCGTCGCACAAGACTCGTTAAAAGTTTCGGACAGAATACAAGCGGCCGCGGAGAATGGATCAAAACTCGCCGACGAAGCCGCTGAAAAATTGAAGGACATAATATCAAGAATAGACAAAGTTACTCAAATGATGGAAAGCATAGCGGCTGCGGTTCAAGAACAAACCGCTTCGATGGACGAAGTGGCTACGGCGATGACCAACAACGCAAAGACGGCTACAGATGTTTCCGCATCTGCTGAAGAAATATCAGCCTCCGCTCAAGAAACAAATGCAGCATCAGAAGAGATAGCTTCATCCGTCAAAAAGGTTAGAGAAAAGGTCGTCAATTTGGAGAAAATAGTTGAAATGTACAAAATTTGA
- a CDS encoding M20 metallopeptidase family protein, which yields MEIAKRVIEHRRWLHQHPELGFEEYETSDYIAEHLKKAGIPFKRLKTGILADLNVGASQTFALRADIDALPIQEVGGREYGSKNPGKMHACGHDAHAAMLLTAAEYMAQNAPKKNVRFIFQPAEEGRGGGEFMANNGAVDGVDMVFGIHVWAKTRSGVFEVKEGPLMASASEFEIDIHGKGGHAASPHLNVNPIAIGATLTNELYKIGMLYVDPIQNSLVNVTSFNSGNTFNVVPEDAKLLGTIRTFSDEAREVIFRKIKELESIVKALGGEMTADLKSVTYPVVNSKEAVVVAREALKRLEFETVEATPTMGGEDFSFYLKKVPGAFLFLGVRNEKKGITSPHHSPTFDVDEEVLEKGVRFFIELCN from the coding sequence GTGGAAATAGCTAAAAGAGTTATAGAACACAGACGATGGCTTCATCAACATCCAGAGCTTGGTTTTGAAGAATATGAAACTTCGGACTACATCGCGGAACACCTAAAAAAGGCCGGCATACCTTTTAAAAGACTTAAAACTGGTATCTTAGCCGATTTAAACGTGGGAGCCTCGCAAACTTTTGCGTTGCGTGCGGACATAGACGCCTTACCCATTCAAGAAGTTGGGGGAAGAGAATACGGTTCGAAGAATCCAGGTAAGATGCACGCTTGTGGTCACGATGCACATGCAGCCATGCTTTTAACAGCCGCTGAGTACATGGCACAGAATGCTCCGAAAAAGAACGTGAGATTCATTTTTCAGCCCGCTGAAGAAGGAAGAGGTGGAGGGGAGTTCATGGCAAACAACGGTGCCGTGGATGGAGTTGATATGGTTTTTGGAATACATGTTTGGGCAAAAACGAGAAGCGGAGTTTTTGAAGTGAAAGAAGGTCCTCTCATGGCAAGCGCTTCTGAGTTTGAAATAGACATCCATGGAAAGGGTGGACATGCCGCATCTCCACACCTCAACGTAAACCCAATAGCAATTGGTGCCACGTTAACCAATGAGTTGTACAAAATTGGAATGCTTTATGTGGATCCGATTCAAAACTCTCTTGTGAACGTTACCTCTTTCAATTCCGGTAACACCTTTAACGTCGTTCCCGAAGATGCCAAATTGTTGGGAACCATAAGGACTTTTTCAGATGAAGCGAGAGAAGTCATTTTTCGAAAGATCAAAGAGCTTGAATCCATAGTTAAAGCCCTTGGCGGAGAAATGACAGCGGATTTAAAATCAGTAACTTATCCCGTCGTTAACTCAAAAGAGGCTGTGGTTGTGGCAAGAGAAGCTTTGAAGAGACTTGAATTTGAAACTGTTGAAGCTACCCCTACAATGGGAGGGGAAGACTTTTCCTTTTACCTCAAAAAAGTGCCGGGAGCTTTTCTGTTCTTAGGGGTTAGAAATGAAAAGAAAGGCATAACTTCTCCACATCATAGTCCCACTTTTGATGTTGATGAAGAAGTTTTGGAAAAAGGGGTAAGGTTCTTTATAGAACTTTGCAATTAA
- a CDS encoding SoxR reducing system RseC family protein — translation MREIAKVLKVEKHTIEVQTFSNDVASCQSCPLNTVCGSKKNIHVINPNGYDIKVGDMVEINIPQRVSVSALSGLLYGIPVVILLSTLLTLKYFVGMNDYISLGIAGGIIGLYYLVLNKGTRRRAAKFSPSVVKKVNNVTIKT, via the coding sequence ATGCGTGAAATAGCAAAAGTTTTAAAAGTAGAAAAGCATACGATAGAAGTTCAGACTTTTTCGAACGATGTCGCTTCATGCCAATCATGTCCCCTTAATACCGTTTGCGGTAGCAAAAAAAATATCCATGTTATCAACCCAAATGGATACGACATCAAAGTAGGCGACATGGTAGAGATAAACATTCCTCAACGCGTGAGTGTATCGGCATTGTCGGGATTGCTGTATGGCATACCAGTTGTTATATTGCTATCAACACTCTTGACGCTGAAATATTTCGTAGGAATGAATGATTACATATCACTTGGAATAGCCGGAGGAATAATAGGACTTTATTATTTAGTTCTTAACAAGGGAACCAGGAGAAGGGCGGCAAAATTTTCACCATCCGTTGTTAAAAAAGTGAATAACGTTACCATAAAAACATGA
- a CDS encoding DegV family protein: protein MRIKVITDSSCDLPDDLIEKHDIEILPLDIILNGKKAELSSKEVIELMNIGNDVKTSQVTPVRFQQAYEKALQEYDGVLSVHLSSKLSGTYQNALVIAKKFGEKVKVIDSKSTSAALGALVLEACEISKTSELGESAKKLRELSEKLETIFGIKVVDNLIRGGRAAPIVGKLMNLLNAKPILRGIDGEIKLHKVTLGFKRVLKEIVSFVNSQPILGRKIVVAHVEAEKEVEYIKSHTQNDVISCEAGPVITVHGGYGLVLVGFIREN from the coding sequence TTGAGAATAAAGGTGATAACTGATAGCTCTTGCGATCTACCTGATGATCTGATTGAGAAACACGATATAGAAATTTTGCCGTTGGATATAATTTTAAACGGGAAAAAAGCGGAGTTGAGTTCCAAAGAGGTTATAGAACTCATGAACATCGGAAACGATGTAAAAACTTCTCAGGTAACGCCTGTAAGGTTTCAACAAGCTTATGAAAAAGCGCTTCAAGAGTACGATGGCGTCTTATCCGTACACCTTTCTTCAAAATTAAGTGGAACTTATCAAAATGCTTTGGTAATTGCAAAAAAATTTGGTGAAAAGGTGAAAGTTATAGACTCAAAAAGCACATCCGCAGCGCTGGGAGCGCTTGTACTTGAAGCGTGCGAAATATCTAAAACTTCTGAGCTTGGAGAAAGTGCAAAAAAGCTTCGAGAACTCAGTGAAAAATTGGAGACGATATTCGGCATAAAAGTGGTAGACAACCTTATAAGAGGTGGAAGAGCTGCCCCAATTGTTGGAAAGCTGATGAACTTGCTGAACGCAAAGCCAATTTTAAGAGGAATAGATGGGGAAATAAAACTTCACAAAGTGACGTTGGGATTTAAAAGAGTTCTAAAAGAGATAGTGAGTTTTGTAAATTCTCAACCCATTCTTGGAAGGAAAATCGTGGTCGCTCACGTGGAAGCTGAGAAAGAGGTTGAATATATAAAAAGTCACACACAAAATGATGTTATTTCTTGTGAAGCTGGGCCGGTTATAACCGTTCATGGTGGATATGGACTTGTTCTGGTAGGATTCATAAGAGAAAATTAA
- the rsmD gene encoding 16S rRNA (guanine(966)-N(2))-methyltransferase RsmD, whose amino-acid sequence MNLKVTGGKYKGITISSVKDKRTRYTPAIVREALYDIISVANKSVLELFGGSGIVSIEALSREAKEATIVEIAKSSCWAIRKNLEKVHSKAIVMNVDFRIAMRRLEEKGKNFDIIFMDPPFGTGLTFEAFKSLDRHNALLKEDGIGIIESFEKEMPPSQGENIFLEKRKRYGDVILSFYKRGVEVENKGDN is encoded by the coding sequence ATGAATTTGAAGGTAACAGGCGGAAAGTATAAAGGCATCACCATCAGTTCCGTTAAAGATAAAAGAACAAGATACACTCCTGCCATCGTTAGAGAGGCGCTTTACGATATTATCAGCGTGGCAAACAAAAGTGTGTTAGAGCTTTTCGGTGGAAGTGGCATCGTTTCAATAGAAGCCCTAAGTAGGGAAGCAAAAGAAGCCACGATAGTTGAAATTGCCAAATCTTCGTGTTGGGCAATAAGGAAAAATCTTGAAAAAGTGCACTCCAAAGCCATCGTTATGAATGTTGACTTTAGGATAGCCATGAGAAGGTTGGAAGAAAAAGGCAAGAATTTTGACATCATTTTCATGGATCCTCCCTTTGGAACGGGTCTTACTTTTGAAGCGTTCAAATCGTTGGATAGGCATAACGCTTTGTTGAAGGAAGATGGAATTGGGATAATAGAATCCTTCGAAAAGGAAATGCCCCCTTCTCAAGGAGAGAATATTTTTCTAGAAAAAAGAAAAAGATATGGAGACGTTATCTTAAGTTTTTACAAAAGGGGCGTTGAAGTTGAGAATAAAGGTGATAACTGA
- a CDS encoding flagellar protein FlaG, whose translation MVDKIQRLNSTASENVKSFDDASLRVGSKHQDSYTSQQKDQVRAQKAFEELAKKLEDFQKVVKTSFKYEILKDPDMIVLKVVNDDNGEVVRQIPPKEAVRLAKAIDELLGLFVDKHV comes from the coding sequence ATGGTGGATAAAATTCAGAGATTGAATTCGACTGCAAGTGAAAATGTAAAAAGCTTTGACGATGCTTCTTTAAGGGTGGGAAGTAAACATCAAGATTCGTATACTAGCCAGCAAAAAGACCAAGTACGTGCTCAAAAGGCATTCGAGGAGTTGGCCAAAAAGCTGGAAGACTTTCAAAAAGTGGTAAAAACGAGTTTTAAATATGAAATATTAAAAGATCCGGACATGATAGTGTTGAAAGTTGTAAATGATGACAACGGAGAAGTGGTAAGGCAAATTCCCCCAAAAGAGGCAGTAAGATTGGCAAAAGCCATAGACGAGTTGTTAGGGCTTTTCGTGGACAAGCATGTCTGA
- a CDS encoding ribonuclease HI family protein yields MKKVIIKTDGGALKNPGRAVSAFVIECNDELVCIHSEYIGETTNNVAEYKAVIMSLKYVKERYKNAKFVLQSDSQLVVRQLSGDYKVKAKNLFPLWQEAKDLVEKLKVEVRWVPREENKVADFLVGIIRRGKSGQDL; encoded by the coding sequence GTGAAAAAAGTGATTATCAAGACGGACGGCGGAGCTCTTAAAAATCCCGGGAGGGCGGTATCTGCTTTCGTGATAGAGTGTAATGATGAACTCGTTTGCATTCATTCTGAATATATAGGTGAAACCACAAACAATGTTGCAGAGTACAAAGCTGTTATAATGTCTTTGAAGTACGTGAAAGAACGTTACAAAAACGCCAAGTTCGTTCTTCAAAGCGACAGTCAGCTTGTTGTAAGACAGCTATCTGGAGACTACAAAGTAAAAGCAAAGAATTTATTTCCACTTTGGCAAGAAGCAAAAGATTTAGTTGAAAAGTTAAAGGTAGAAGTAAGATGGGTTCCACGCGAAGAAAACAAAGTGGCTGATTTTCTTGTAGGCATAATCAGGAGGGGCAAAAGTGGACAAGATCTTTGA
- a CDS encoding glycosyltransferase family 4 protein, which yields MKIGMLTDTYIPQVNGVATSVNLFKRYLENLGENVYVFAPMVPENESNAFKVSGLKFFWEKQHRLAIPISHKIANLTSRLGIEIIHSHAPFSMGFQALRISEKLGIPHVHTYHTLLTEYRHYIPLPFRPTEEAVKEFSAWFCNLTDTVIAPTEKIKEELLGYGVTVPIHILPTGIDVENFQRPLSFSVREKHSIPQNHKIILYAGRIAKEKNVDFLLESFALLRSSIKNVTLIMAGNGPEMQETLHRARRLGVSQNVVLTGYVKRDMLVEYYRQADVFAFASVTETQGLVVLEALAAGLPVVAIAKEGVKDVLKDGIGTILLDEVEMPSFVRALEKMLKDESFSQKMSEEGVKYVTEHWSMNTMARRLDGIYKGVLSSSNKRRKNNGSKSFFAYLRRFGLRVF from the coding sequence TTGAAAATAGGCATGCTAACTGATACTTACATTCCACAAGTCAACGGCGTTGCAACATCTGTTAATCTGTTCAAAAGGTATCTTGAAAACCTTGGAGAAAATGTGTACGTCTTTGCTCCAATGGTTCCAGAAAATGAGAGCAATGCTTTTAAAGTTAGTGGATTGAAGTTCTTTTGGGAAAAACAACATCGGTTGGCCATTCCCATTTCGCACAAAATAGCCAATTTAACATCTAGATTAGGCATAGAGATAATACATTCTCACGCCCCATTTAGCATGGGATTTCAAGCTTTAAGAATAAGCGAGAAATTGGGAATCCCACATGTTCATACGTACCATACACTGCTGACAGAGTACCGTCATTATATTCCCCTTCCTTTTAGGCCAACCGAAGAGGCGGTTAAAGAATTCAGTGCATGGTTTTGCAATTTGACGGATACGGTTATAGCTCCTACCGAAAAGATAAAGGAAGAACTCCTTGGATACGGCGTTACGGTTCCAATTCACATACTTCCAACCGGTATAGACGTTGAAAACTTTCAAAGACCATTGAGTTTTTCCGTTAGAGAAAAGCATTCTATACCTCAAAATCATAAGATAATACTGTACGCCGGAAGGATAGCAAAGGAAAAAAACGTGGACTTTCTTTTGGAATCTTTTGCGCTCCTCCGCTCATCCATTAAAAATGTAACACTCATAATGGCAGGAAATGGACCGGAGATGCAAGAAACATTACATAGAGCCCGTCGACTTGGAGTCTCACAAAACGTGGTTTTAACAGGTTACGTTAAGCGAGATATGTTGGTTGAGTATTACAGACAAGCGGATGTTTTTGCTTTTGCATCTGTAACTGAAACTCAGGGTTTGGTTGTCTTGGAAGCGTTGGCCGCCGGTTTACCCGTTGTAGCCATCGCGAAAGAAGGCGTTAAAGACGTTTTAAAGGATGGAATTGGCACCATTTTGCTTGATGAGGTGGAAATGCCTTCTTTTGTGAGAGCACTGGAAAAGATGTTAAAAGATGAAAGCTTTTCTCAGAAAATGTCAGAGGAAGGTGTAAAATATGTTACAGAACACTGGTCTATGAATACGATGGCAAGAAGATTAGATGGGATCTATAAGGGCGTGCTCTCATCTTCTAACAAAAGGAGGAAAAACAATGGTTCCAAATCTTTTTTTGCTTATTTACGCCGTTTCGGCTTACGCGTTTTCTAA
- the hpt gene encoding hypoxanthine phosphoribosyltransferase, with product MHVLYTREQLQKRIKELGKEITDFYKPITNEIVAVCVLKGAVHFFSDLVLEVGLNVSYSFVQVSSYVGEGSTERVRVKSWLDESITGKHILVVEDIVDTGITLNYILKYFAKYDPASLKVVTLFEKHARRKVETPIDFSGFSIEDKFILGYGFDYDQKYRNMPYVGYIDA from the coding sequence GTGCACGTACTTTACACGAGAGAGCAGTTACAAAAGAGGATAAAAGAGCTCGGTAAAGAGATAACTGACTTTTACAAACCCATAACTAATGAAATCGTGGCGGTTTGTGTTTTAAAAGGAGCTGTTCATTTTTTCAGCGATTTGGTGTTAGAAGTGGGGTTGAATGTATCGTACAGTTTTGTGCAAGTGTCCAGCTACGTGGGAGAAGGAAGCACCGAAAGGGTGCGAGTGAAATCATGGCTTGATGAGAGCATAACTGGAAAACACATTTTAGTCGTCGAAGACATAGTAGACACCGGCATAACGTTAAACTACATATTGAAGTACTTTGCAAAGTATGACCCCGCTAGTTTAAAAGTGGTAACCCTTTTTGAAAAACATGCTCGCAGAAAAGTGGAAACTCCCATAGATTTTTCTGGGTTTAGCATAGAGGATAAATTCATCCTTGGCTACGGATTCGATTACGATCAAAAATACAGAAATATGCCATACGTGGGGTATATAGATGCGTAA
- the recG gene encoding ATP-dependent DNA helicase RecG, whose product MKNELLFEDFLTLSERMFKEALRGEGNFLDIERFMASSLRNVKDVPPSAVERMEKFCRYFFGLSKFQEERKKIRLKNGLIMIEKMRRENLTSLPPQPEKSVDLDSPVKFAKKVGPSREEHLVRLGIFTIRDLLHHFPRMYDDWRKPLNVLSLREGERVSATATIVSVEKRRAKGYVIVTAVITDGFSNMYLVWFNQEYVYKKIKDAKRIAFSGIVKNNHGQYQVTSPDFEIVDEKAVKISPIYDLTAGISQNMMRLIMESNIPYVHLLEEPLPDVVMEKRKLLDVKRAMYGIHFPTSEYHLASSRERLAYEEFFLLEISQIMAKKRIQSKGGVSKKFMGELSSSFIKKLPFELTDAQKKAVKEIEEDLQKPLVMNRLLQGDVGSGKTVVAEISILNVIESGFQVAFMAPTYVLASQHYERLRTDLEGQGIKIEFLSGSTPPGKKREIKEKILHGEVDIVVGTHALIQKDVIFKNLGLVVIDEQHKFGVRQREALMSKGKAVDTLFMTATPIPRTLSMTIYGDLDITIIDEMPSGRKPPKTLLVNNSKREEVFDFVREEIKNGTGIFWISPLVEESEKMDIKAAKEIYEEFVNGPFKGYNVGLLYGKMPSEEKEKVMKDFETKKIEILVSTTVIEVGIDIPHANIMVIEHPERFGLAQLHQLRGRIGRGGKKSYCILLTNGVENERLRYFSRTFNGFELSNYDLILRGPGEFMGTRQHGLPEFKVADLIHDENLLQEAKRDAEEILEADPELARYPNLMKEIKRRYGERIKFVEVG is encoded by the coding sequence ATGAAAAATGAATTGCTCTTTGAAGATTTTCTGACCCTCTCCGAAAGGATGTTCAAAGAAGCTCTTAGAGGTGAAGGCAATTTTTTGGACATCGAAAGGTTCATGGCTTCTTCTTTGAGGAACGTCAAAGACGTTCCACCTTCGGCCGTTGAGAGAATGGAAAAATTCTGCAGATACTTTTTTGGTCTTTCTAAATTTCAAGAAGAAAGAAAAAAAATCCGACTCAAAAATGGACTTATAATGATCGAAAAGATGAGAAGGGAGAATTTAACGTCTCTTCCTCCACAACCGGAAAAGAGTGTTGATTTAGACTCTCCCGTGAAATTCGCGAAAAAAGTGGGACCTTCAAGAGAAGAGCATCTAGTTCGTCTGGGAATTTTTACCATCCGAGATTTACTTCATCATTTTCCACGCATGTACGATGATTGGAGAAAACCTCTTAATGTGCTAAGCCTAAGAGAAGGAGAACGTGTTTCGGCAACGGCAACTATCGTAAGTGTGGAAAAAAGACGGGCAAAAGGGTATGTCATAGTTACCGCCGTGATTACAGATGGTTTTTCAAATATGTATCTCGTTTGGTTCAACCAAGAATACGTCTACAAAAAGATAAAAGATGCGAAACGTATAGCATTCAGTGGAATTGTTAAAAACAACCATGGACAATATCAGGTAACATCTCCGGACTTTGAAATCGTGGATGAAAAAGCCGTGAAAATATCTCCCATTTATGATTTAACCGCGGGAATATCTCAAAATATGATGCGCCTTATAATGGAATCAAACATCCCTTACGTTCATCTTCTTGAAGAACCGCTTCCAGATGTTGTTATGGAAAAAAGGAAATTATTAGATGTAAAAAGAGCGATGTACGGCATTCACTTTCCAACAAGTGAATATCATCTAGCTTCTTCAAGAGAAAGATTAGCATATGAAGAATTCTTTCTTTTGGAAATATCCCAAATTATGGCAAAAAAGAGAATTCAATCCAAAGGCGGCGTATCAAAGAAATTCATGGGCGAACTTTCAAGTTCCTTCATCAAAAAACTTCCATTTGAGTTAACCGATGCCCAAAAGAAAGCTGTAAAAGAAATAGAAGAAGATTTGCAAAAGCCTCTTGTTATGAACAGGCTTTTGCAAGGAGATGTGGGAAGCGGTAAAACCGTCGTCGCAGAAATTTCCATCTTAAACGTTATAGAAAGCGGATTTCAAGTGGCCTTTATGGCACCTACGTACGTTCTGGCCAGTCAGCATTACGAAAGATTAAGAACGGATCTTGAAGGCCAAGGCATAAAAATAGAATTTTTATCAGGCTCCACTCCCCCAGGGAAAAAGAGGGAGATAAAAGAAAAAATTTTGCACGGCGAAGTGGATATCGTGGTTGGAACACACGCTCTTATACAAAAAGACGTCATTTTTAAAAATTTGGGCCTTGTAGTTATAGACGAACAGCACAAATTTGGAGTTAGGCAAAGAGAAGCGCTTATGTCAAAAGGAAAAGCCGTTGACACTTTGTTCATGACGGCTACGCCAATTCCCCGCACGTTATCGATGACCATATACGGTGATCTTGATATAACGATAATAGACGAAATGCCAAGCGGCAGAAAGCCTCCCAAAACCCTGCTCGTTAACAATTCCAAAAGGGAAGAAGTGTTCGATTTCGTAAGAGAAGAGATAAAAAATGGAACTGGCATATTTTGGATCTCTCCACTCGTTGAAGAATCAGAAAAAATGGACATCAAAGCCGCAAAAGAGATATACGAAGAATTCGTGAACGGACCATTCAAAGGGTATAACGTTGGTTTGTTGTACGGAAAGATGCCATCTGAAGAAAAAGAAAAGGTTATGAAGGATTTCGAAACGAAGAAAATAGAAATTTTGGTATCCACGACGGTTATAGAGGTTGGAATAGATATACCTCATGCAAATATAATGGTTATAGAACATCCGGAAAGGTTCGGCTTAGCCCAACTTCATCAGCTGAGAGGGCGAATAGGAAGGGGCGGAAAGAAATCATACTGTATCCTCTTGACGAACGGAGTTGAAAATGAAAGGCTCAGATATTTTTCACGTACTTTTAACGGATTCGAATTATCCAATTACGATTTAATACTAAGAGGTCCTGGAGAGTTCATGGGAACCCGTCAACATGGGCTTCCGGAATTCAAAGTAGCAGATCTTATTCACGATGAGAACCTTCTCCAAGAGGCGAAAAGGGATGCTGAAGAAATTCTAGAAGCCGATCCAGAGCTTGCACGTTATCCAAATTTAATGAAAGAGATAAAAAGAAGATACGGTGAGAGAATAAAATTTGTGGAGGTTGGATGA
- a CDS encoding MFS transporter produces the protein MIKGKYHVYHLITNNFSILMYLLLSSVNTLAARWGLSFFFIGLMNFTGALSYIATSFALGRLGDKHGHKKVISYALLIFAIFSTFGFLLSNTAGLFIFVVGINVFFGTFFPQIEGLLSKQEKSLGIDTANTIQRFNLSWSTGNIVGIILGPFLISKVPYVVFAFSIFLNLIAYFIIKKDMSKHGESVNFIPSMKIKHTSNVRIPDIKLYRRVYRLTLVFSGLTYAAFLSLFPKMAAFSGIPISISGFLAAGANLGVLISFIVLGKIRIWVGEPLKAFVLMMGFPIEVILLFVHPSIGQFFFLAFFAGMSYAIPYTYAIFYALNSYNNEHSKQGGFHEATIGTLSAFGPLLGGLSIQMAQGMIGLGIMSLLLLGLVVIVQIRFIKRFVVQM, from the coding sequence TTGATAAAGGGTAAATACCACGTTTATCATCTTATAACCAACAACTTCTCCATCCTCATGTACCTTCTTTTATCCTCCGTCAACACGTTGGCAGCAAGGTGGGGATTATCTTTCTTTTTCATAGGTTTGATGAATTTCACAGGTGCGCTTTCTTACATAGCAACAAGCTTTGCTTTGGGAAGACTTGGTGACAAACACGGCCACAAAAAAGTCATCTCCTACGCCTTGCTCATTTTTGCCATTTTCAGCACGTTTGGATTTTTGCTGTCTAACACAGCGGGATTGTTCATATTCGTGGTGGGAATTAACGTCTTCTTTGGAACTTTCTTTCCTCAAATAGAAGGATTGTTGTCAAAACAAGAAAAATCGCTTGGGATCGATACAGCGAATACCATTCAGAGATTCAACCTCTCCTGGAGCACAGGAAATATCGTTGGAATAATTCTTGGACCGTTTTTAATAAGCAAGGTTCCGTATGTGGTTTTCGCATTCTCCATATTCCTCAACCTTATTGCTTACTTCATCATAAAAAAGGACATGTCCAAACATGGAGAAAGCGTGAACTTCATTCCATCAATGAAGATAAAACACACTTCAAACGTGAGAATTCCGGATATAAAGCTCTACAGACGTGTTTACAGGCTGACATTGGTATTTTCTGGCCTTACCTATGCGGCATTTCTCTCTTTATTTCCGAAAATGGCGGCTTTTAGCGGCATCCCAATTTCGATAAGTGGTTTTTTGGCAGCTGGTGCCAATCTTGGCGTGTTGATAAGTTTTATCGTTTTGGGAAAAATAAGGATATGGGTTGGTGAACCGTTAAAAGCTTTTGTTCTGATGATGGGATTCCCTATCGAAGTTATATTACTCTTTGTACATCCTTCTATAGGCCAATTCTTTTTCTTGGCGTTTTTTGCCGGCATGAGTTATGCGATACCATATACTTACGCGATATTCTACGCTTTGAATTCTTATAATAATGAACATAGCAAACAAGGTGGCTTCCACGAAGCCACCATCGGAACGCTATCAGCATTTGGACCCCTTCTGGGCGGATTAAGCATTCAAATGGCCCAGGGGATGATCGGTTTGGGAATAATGTCTCTCTTACTGCTGGGTTTGGTTGTAATCGTTCAAATAAGATTCATAAAGCGCTTCGTTGTGCAAATGTGA